A window of Metabacillus sp. B2-18 contains these coding sequences:
- a CDS encoding cell wall hydrolase, whose amino-acid sequence MAVVKATEADVKLLARLMRAEAEGDGQLGMLMVGNVGVNRTRSNCLDFKDIRTIRKMVYQRPGGFEATIKGYFYQSARELDIRLARRVINGERFHPATNSLWFFKPSGTCPAQWYNQWNAGRFKNHCFYSPTQSDCPNVFNTF is encoded by the coding sequence GTGGCAGTTGTAAAGGCAACTGAAGCAGATGTTAAGCTTTTGGCGCGGTTAATGAGGGCAGAGGCTGAAGGTGATGGTCAACTTGGAATGCTTATGGTTGGTAATGTCGGTGTTAATCGCACAAGATCCAATTGTTTAGACTTTAAAGATATAAGAACAATAAGAAAAATGGTATATCAACGACCAGGGGGCTTTGAAGCTACAATTAAAGGATATTTTTATCAATCTGCAAGAGAACTGGATATTCGTTTAGCTCGTAGAGTTATTAATGGTGAAAGGTTCCATCCAGCAACAAATTCATTGTGGTTTTTTAAGCCTTCTGGAACGTGTCCTGCACAATGGTATAATCAGTGGAACGCTGGAAGATTTAAAAATCATTGTTTCTATTCACCGACTCAGTCTGATTGTCCAAATGTGTTTAATACATTTTAA
- the istB gene encoding IS21-like element helper ATPase IstB: MTTELLVDHLTKQLRMPTIHKQYRSLAREAEERNLSYEEYLLALLEVEIEMRDENQKQRRLKQANFPVQKTLDTYDFSLMPSLNRNRFLTLAKGEFVEKKENILFLGNSGTGKTHLATGLGIEMIKNGYKTKFITASKLVEELLMANDEHKLGALEKKWLKFDVIIVDELGYVPFSKIGSELLFQFFSSRYERASVIITTNLEFTEWTSLFGDEKMTAALLDRLTHRSHIHLLNGESYRFRQSMKQNGETKA, from the coding sequence ATGACAACAGAATTACTAGTGGATCATTTAACCAAGCAGCTTAGAATGCCTACCATTCACAAACAGTATCGCTCTCTCGCAAGAGAAGCTGAAGAACGTAACCTTAGCTATGAAGAGTATTTGTTAGCCTTACTTGAAGTAGAGATAGAAATGAGAGATGAAAATCAAAAACAGAGGCGACTAAAACAAGCAAACTTTCCAGTCCAGAAAACCTTGGATACCTATGATTTCAGTTTAATGCCTAGTCTAAATCGAAATCGTTTTTTAACACTAGCTAAAGGTGAATTCGTTGAGAAAAAGGAAAACATTCTCTTTCTCGGAAATAGTGGTACTGGAAAGACCCATCTAGCTACAGGACTCGGTATTGAGATGATAAAGAATGGTTATAAAACCAAGTTCATTACAGCGTCTAAATTAGTAGAAGAATTACTGATGGCGAATGACGAGCATAAACTCGGTGCTTTAGAAAAGAAGTGGCTCAAATTTGATGTGATCATCGTAGATGAGCTAGGGTATGTACCTTTTTCAAAAATTGGATCAGAGCTCCTATTTCAATTTTTCTCAAGTAGGTATGAACGTGCAAGCGTTATTATTACTACCAATCTTGAATTTACGGAGTGGACTAGTCTTTTCGGAGATGAAAAAATGACAGCTGCCCTTCTCGATCGACTCACCCATCGATCACACATCCACTTACTGAACGGAGAATCCTATCGATTTAGACAAAGTATGAAACAAAATGGAGAAACTAAAGCATAA
- the istA gene encoding IS21 family transposase: MAQFHRIKFLKEVEGLSQRQIAEKLGISRNTVSKYLKQNVAPTTIQRQKVYGTKQYSDETKRVLPIIDQWLEEDLKSWGKQKHTAARIFNRLEDEYDFKGSASNIRKIVAKRKKKLQEVFIPLDFQLGHQFQFDWGEADIILQGRTQRVYLFCIQLSASRLRFVRAYLNEKQEAFLDGFVHAFEFFGGVPTEGLFDNLKTAVLKILQGRDRLEQESFIALQAHYLFKAEFCNVRSGNEKGRIEGTVGYIRRNALVPKPEVQSLEELNEYLSEWCLQEADRRMVPYSKETVLAMWEKEKQQLHPLPENRFEACRLVSCQVNKTSLITVDTNQYSVPCSYVGQAVWAKIFVDRVIVVAQNQVIAEHSRSYERNQMVTVLDHYLEALLKKPRAVRDARAFQSSKVPEVFRRFHQKMREQEGAAGDRKFIRLLLLHREIGMEKLTQALQQAEQTQIFRYEVVHEIIQKLTNANVKIHDLSKEKTPTNLVDYKVKKSNVAQYGQLTGGQ; the protein is encoded by the coding sequence ATGGCTCAATTTCATCGTATCAAATTTTTAAAAGAGGTTGAAGGATTATCACAAAGACAAATTGCAGAAAAACTTGGTATTTCAAGAAACACCGTTAGTAAATACTTAAAACAAAATGTAGCTCCTACAACCATTCAACGCCAAAAGGTCTATGGTACAAAGCAGTATTCTGATGAAACAAAGCGAGTATTGCCGATTATCGATCAATGGCTTGAGGAAGATCTAAAGAGCTGGGGAAAACAAAAACATACAGCTGCGAGAATCTTCAATCGACTAGAAGACGAGTATGATTTCAAAGGTTCCGCATCCAATATTCGAAAAATCGTTGCCAAACGTAAAAAGAAACTACAGGAAGTCTTCATTCCACTTGATTTTCAACTCGGCCACCAATTCCAATTCGACTGGGGAGAGGCGGACATTATTCTACAGGGTCGAACGCAACGTGTTTACCTCTTTTGCATTCAGCTTTCGGCAAGCCGCCTACGATTTGTAAGAGCTTATCTAAATGAAAAACAAGAAGCTTTCTTAGATGGTTTTGTTCATGCGTTTGAGTTTTTTGGAGGCGTTCCAACTGAAGGACTCTTCGATAATTTAAAAACAGCTGTACTTAAAATTCTTCAGGGGCGTGATCGCCTCGAACAAGAATCTTTTATCGCTCTCCAGGCTCATTATTTATTCAAAGCAGAATTTTGTAATGTACGATCTGGAAACGAAAAAGGACGCATTGAAGGGACAGTAGGTTATATAAGAAGAAATGCCCTTGTACCTAAACCAGAAGTCCAATCGTTAGAGGAATTAAATGAATACCTTTCAGAATGGTGCCTACAAGAGGCTGATAGACGAATGGTACCTTACTCAAAAGAAACAGTTTTAGCTATGTGGGAAAAGGAGAAACAACAGCTTCACCCATTGCCAGAGAACCGTTTTGAGGCGTGTAGGCTTGTTTCATGCCAAGTAAATAAAACATCTTTAATAACCGTTGATACCAACCAATACTCTGTTCCATGTAGCTATGTCGGTCAAGCTGTGTGGGCAAAAATTTTTGTGGATCGTGTGATCGTTGTGGCTCAAAATCAAGTGATCGCGGAACATTCTCGTTCCTATGAGAGAAATCAAATGGTTACCGTTTTAGATCATTATCTAGAAGCTCTATTAAAGAAACCACGTGCTGTCAGAGATGCCCGTGCCTTTCAATCTTCTAAAGTACCAGAAGTGTTCAGGCGTTTCCATCAAAAGATGCGTGAACAAGAAGGTGCTGCAGGAGATCGAAAGTTTATTCGTCTACTCCTTCTCCATCGGGAGATAGGAATGGAGAAACTCACGCAAGCTTTACAACAGGCGGAACAAACGCAGATATTTAGGTATGAAGTGGTTCATGAAATAATTCAAAAACTGACAAACGCAAACGTCAAAATCCATGACCTTTCGAAAGAGAAAACGCCTACTAATCTAGTAGATTATAAAGTTAAAAAATCGAATGTAGCTCAATATGGACAATTAACAGGAGGTCAGTAA
- the istA gene encoding IS21 family transposase, whose product MDKWEMYMEIRQLLKQGFSQTKIAEKLGISRSTVYRHLKKSPSEMADWVESLKNKKRILDPNKELILSWLRMHPDMSAAQVYDWLLEKYEDINIGESTVRSYVKDLREEYQIKKETSPRMYEAIPDPPMGEQMQVDFGHTRQQTADNKEIKLTFIAFVLSHSRQKYKEWLDRPFTTQDVIRAHENAFKWYGGMTNEIVYDQDSLIVVSENGGDLILTKEFQNYRESRGLNLRVCRKADPESKGRIENVVGFIKQNFAKHRVFHNIDSWNEQGWEWLNRTGNFKVHNTTKKRPFEVFLLEKQHLKPVSKKIDIQNNYDTSIARCVHKDNTIRFGSNRYSLPLGTYNKLDKVCIKETENKELIIYIPDTGEIIAKHMIPNGKGQLVKDRKHSRDRTKGVEAYISTVAEEFEDKERAYQYLEKVREKNPRYIKDQLQIILREAKESNSEVLTKALAECVKRKLFSATDFSDIVAYVKRQRQINETVIENKIEIKPLNKLSEWVLETDAHKRKVDSYTVLMEVK is encoded by the coding sequence GTGGATAAGTGGGAAATGTACATGGAAATAAGACAATTATTAAAACAAGGATTTAGTCAAACTAAAATAGCTGAAAAGTTAGGGATTTCAAGGTCAACAGTTTACAGACATTTGAAGAAATCACCTTCGGAGATGGCTGATTGGGTAGAATCTCTTAAGAATAAAAAGAGAATACTAGATCCCAATAAAGAGCTGATACTATCTTGGTTGAGGATGCATCCGGATATGTCAGCTGCACAAGTGTATGATTGGCTTCTGGAGAAATATGAAGATATAAATATTGGGGAGAGTACAGTTAGAAGTTATGTAAAGGATCTTAGAGAAGAATACCAGATAAAAAAAGAAACGTCTCCTCGAATGTATGAGGCAATCCCCGATCCCCCGATGGGCGAACAAATGCAGGTAGACTTCGGACATACAAGGCAACAGACAGCTGATAATAAGGAGATTAAGCTAACCTTTATAGCCTTTGTCCTCTCCCACTCTAGACAAAAATATAAAGAGTGGTTGGATAGACCTTTTACAACACAGGATGTAATTAGAGCGCATGAGAATGCATTCAAGTGGTACGGTGGAATGACCAATGAGATTGTGTATGATCAAGATAGTTTAATTGTAGTTAGTGAAAATGGTGGAGATTTAATTTTAACAAAAGAGTTTCAAAATTATAGGGAATCTAGGGGTTTGAACCTTCGTGTTTGTCGCAAAGCTGACCCAGAAAGTAAAGGAAGAATAGAAAATGTTGTAGGATTCATAAAACAAAACTTTGCCAAACATAGAGTATTCCATAACATTGATTCCTGGAACGAACAAGGTTGGGAATGGCTAAACAGAACTGGGAACTTTAAGGTACACAACACAACAAAAAAAAGACCGTTTGAAGTGTTTCTCCTCGAAAAGCAACACTTAAAGCCGGTCTCCAAAAAAATAGATATTCAAAATAACTATGATACAAGTATAGCAAGGTGTGTCCATAAGGACAATACAATTCGTTTCGGTTCAAATCGGTACTCTCTTCCACTTGGCACATACAACAAATTGGATAAAGTATGTATCAAGGAAACGGAGAATAAAGAACTGATTATTTATATCCCTGATACTGGCGAAATCATTGCAAAACATATGATTCCAAATGGCAAAGGCCAATTAGTAAAAGATAGAAAACATAGTAGAGACCGTACAAAAGGAGTCGAAGCATATATTAGCACAGTGGCCGAGGAATTTGAAGATAAAGAACGAGCCTATCAATATTTAGAGAAGGTTAGAGAGAAAAATCCTCGTTACATTAAAGACCAACTGCAAATTATCTTGCGTGAAGCAAAAGAAAGCAATAGCGAAGTACTAACCAAGGCGTTAGCAGAGTGCGTAAAAAGGAAACTATTTAGTGCAACAGATTTTAGCGATATCGTTGCATATGTGAAACGTCAACGCCAGATAAATGAAACAGTTATAGAAAACAAAATAGAAATCAAACCTTTGAACAAGCTGTCTGAATGGGTTTTAGAAACAGATGCACACAAAAGAAAAGTAGATTCTTACACGGTGTTAATGGAGGTAAAATAA
- the istB gene encoding IS21-like element helper ATPase IstB produces MSQLQQIQDIMKALRLVETAKHLPHLIREAEQKDQSFTQFLLDVTTYEQARREEKQLNNRLKWATFPFSKTLEEFNLKEQKSLSNKQLNRLRDLTWVEQLYNLILLGPPGVGKTHLAVGLGIEAINQGYKAIFTSMGDLVHNLKTEEFTRKSKARMKRIREADLVIIDDLMFMAMDQQEANMFFHLINDLYNQSSIILTSNKAPKEWGELLGDQAITTAILDRILHRVEIIHLNEDSYRMKHRSTIFGEQSVSN; encoded by the coding sequence ATGAGTCAACTTCAACAAATACAAGACATAATGAAAGCATTAAGACTCGTTGAAACTGCCAAACACCTACCCCATTTGATCAGAGAAGCTGAGCAAAAGGACCAATCATTCACTCAATTTTTATTAGATGTAACAACCTATGAGCAAGCTCGAAGAGAGGAAAAGCAATTAAATAATCGCTTAAAGTGGGCTACCTTTCCTTTTAGTAAAACACTCGAGGAATTCAATTTGAAAGAACAGAAGTCTTTAAGTAATAAACAATTAAATAGATTAAGAGACTTAACTTGGGTTGAACAGTTATACAATTTAATATTACTAGGACCGCCTGGTGTAGGCAAAACGCACCTGGCGGTCGGGCTAGGTATAGAGGCAATAAACCAAGGATACAAAGCTATTTTTACTTCAATGGGAGACCTAGTTCATAATCTGAAAACGGAAGAATTCACGCGCAAATCTAAAGCAAGAATGAAGAGAATTAGAGAAGCAGATTTAGTTATCATAGATGACTTGATGTTCATGGCAATGGATCAACAAGAAGCAAATATGTTTTTCCATTTAATAAACGATTTATATAACCAATCGTCCATTATTCTAACTTCTAACAAGGCTCCAAAAGAATGGGGAGAATTATTAGGAGATCAAGCTATAACAACAGCTATTCTAGATAGAATTCTGCATCGAGTAGAGATTATTCATTTAAATGAAGATAGTTATCGTATGAAGCATCGTTCTACCATATTTGGGGAACAAAGTGTTTCAAATTAA